In Chitinophaga varians, the following are encoded in one genomic region:
- a CDS encoding YwqG family protein yields MNKQEFYAALTASNLDKHKPRFEAVMKDTIRYYLTPIHDYNDVPIGSSRIGGTPDLPEHMPWPADNKGNPLSFIAQLDLQEIKPFDTYQLLPDTGFLFFFYDADQAMGGYSMEEKHLFRVLYFDGPREDLQCPDFPESLSVQFGPCSLTCETQVSMPFRRSKALSFLGDGEKGVYREKVWKEGESNKTFGHADILQGEMEEFCQIVTHKDFTGDFGKFDGPEYAGVMADAKDWLLLLQVDSNEGDASMMWADMGRLYFWIRKQDLEKRNFDDCWCVLQDM; encoded by the coding sequence ATGAATAAACAGGAATTTTACGCCGCGTTAACCGCCAGCAATTTAGACAAACACAAACCCCGGTTTGAAGCCGTCATGAAAGACACCATCAGATACTACCTGACGCCCATCCACGACTACAATGATGTGCCCATTGGCAGTTCCAGGATAGGCGGTACGCCCGATCTTCCGGAGCATATGCCGTGGCCGGCGGACAATAAAGGCAACCCGCTGTCATTTATTGCACAGTTGGACCTGCAGGAAATAAAACCTTTCGACACTTATCAGCTGCTTCCTGATACCGGCTTTCTCTTTTTCTTTTATGACGCAGATCAGGCTATGGGCGGGTATTCCATGGAGGAAAAGCACCTGTTTCGCGTGCTCTATTTCGACGGCCCAAGGGAGGATCTCCAATGCCCCGATTTCCCTGAGTCATTGAGCGTACAGTTTGGCCCGTGTTCGCTTACCTGCGAAACACAGGTGTCCATGCCGTTCAGACGGAGTAAGGCTTTGTCCTTTCTCGGCGACGGGGAAAAAGGTGTCTACCGGGAGAAAGTATGGAAAGAGGGGGAGAGCAATAAAACATTCGGTCACGCTGACATACTGCAAGGAGAGATGGAGGAGTTCTGCCAGATCGTTACCCATAAAGATTTTACCGGTGACTTCGGGAAGTTTGACGGTCCGGAATATGCAGGCGTGATGGCCGATGCCAAAGACTGGTTATTGTTGTTACAGGTGGACAGTAACGAGGGTGATGCCAGCATGATGTGGGCCGATATGGGCCGCCTGTATTTCTGGATCAGAAAACAGGATCTGGAGAAAAGGAATTTTGACGACTGCTGGTGCGTATTACAGGATATGTAA
- a CDS encoding helix-turn-helix domain-containing protein — MAGNPPLKVKGIHGLSQLRSLPEAKHPLISVVNIADLTDGTRSSDITMTTDFYFISMSRFTQACLKMRYGQQEYDFDKGVMSFMAPGRVFSFNACREDEINQSGWLLLLHPDFLWRHPLAPKIKQYEFFDYSVNEALFLSEEEEQTVCGLFRNIEREYQANIDQFSQGIIISLIETLLGYAERFYQRQFITRKITHHGIVDQLEALLEKAFTPEVLEEKGIPTVKDISGQLNISPNYLSGLLKTLTGNSTQQHIQEKLIEKAKERLTMTDLSVNEIAFELGFEYPQSFSKLFKTKTNISPLEFRKASRF, encoded by the coding sequence ATGGCTGGAAATCCGCCCCTGAAGGTAAAAGGCATTCATGGCCTGTCGCAACTGAGAAGCCTGCCGGAAGCAAAACATCCGCTGATCAGCGTTGTCAATATTGCTGATTTAACAGACGGGACCCGGAGCTCGGACATCACGATGACCACCGACTTTTACTTTATCAGTATGAGCCGGTTCACCCAGGCCTGTCTGAAAATGAGGTATGGTCAGCAGGAATATGATTTTGATAAAGGAGTAATGAGCTTCATGGCGCCGGGGCGGGTGTTTAGCTTCAATGCCTGCCGGGAAGATGAAATAAACCAGTCCGGGTGGTTGCTGCTGCTCCATCCGGACTTTCTGTGGCGTCATCCGCTGGCCCCGAAAATAAAGCAGTATGAGTTCTTCGACTATTCGGTAAACGAAGCGCTGTTCCTGTCGGAAGAGGAGGAACAGACGGTATGCGGACTGTTCAGGAATATTGAACGGGAGTACCAGGCCAATATCGATCAGTTCAGCCAGGGGATTATTATTTCCCTCATCGAAACGTTGCTGGGATATGCAGAAAGGTTCTACCAGCGGCAGTTCATTACCCGCAAAATCACCCATCACGGTATTGTAGACCAGCTGGAAGCATTGCTGGAGAAGGCATTTACGCCGGAAGTGCTGGAAGAGAAAGGGATACCAACAGTAAAGGACATATCAGGGCAGCTCAATATATCTCCCAATTACCTGAGCGGACTGCTCAAAACACTGACCGGCAACAGTACGCAACAGCATATACAGGAAAAGCTCATCGAAAAAGCAAAAGAGAGGTTAACCATGACTGATTTGTCGGTAAATGAAATAGCCTTTGAGTTGGGGTTTGAATATCCGCAGTCATTTTCCAAACTGTTCAAAACAAAAACGAATATCTCACCGCTGGAGTTCAGGAAGGCCAGCAGGTTTTAG
- a CDS encoding right-handed parallel beta-helix repeat-containing protein, which produces MKNTKKTFLLGMMLLQTGLLSSCYKKWTPGDGPHHPSDNVVTTNRYYVDSNGSDSANGLSPATAWKTLSKVNTVTFQPGDSVLFKRGDAWTGTLVIKSSGTVDARITFGAYGSGEKPRITGNNSTLSAVLIQDARYLTFENFDVSHPRAVRPPDMALCGIYVALATAGVYPGITIKNNDIHDVEGMPITNRHMQGGIFVRSNATQGYFDSLLIEGNQLRRCSSRGILMGDGSNKDTTFYNNHVVIRQNVIDSSALEGIIVYTAKNVMIEHNRVLNAGAYTLGVNMNIVLAGLWGRGKDMTIQYNEVAYTRLTNPVPYSSMDSEAFDIDLSSPGYTIIQYNYSHDNAGGFFLHMGDPGPDFTYGILRYNISQNDGNGFNYRTFELHGHPNGKTVPIYFYNNTLYNDTMIGVLDRAGGTGVHPGLAFRNNIFYAPKLQFDDQANIVYQHNLYYPGAKAAIDSSALQGNPLLIAAGTGGSGINTLSGYKLSPASPAIHAGTLISNNGGKDFFGLPVSGSSPPTIGAAEKE; this is translated from the coding sequence ATGAAAAACACCAAGAAAACATTCCTCCTGGGAATGATGCTCCTGCAAACCGGGCTGTTAAGCTCCTGCTACAAAAAATGGACTCCCGGAGACGGGCCGCATCATCCCAGTGATAACGTTGTCACCACCAACCGGTACTACGTAGACAGCAATGGTTCTGACTCCGCCAACGGCCTGTCCCCCGCCACAGCATGGAAAACGCTCAGTAAGGTAAACACGGTCACCTTCCAGCCGGGCGACTCGGTACTGTTTAAAAGAGGTGACGCGTGGACCGGCACCCTGGTCATCAAAAGTTCCGGTACCGTCGATGCCCGCATTACCTTTGGCGCCTATGGATCGGGAGAAAAGCCCCGGATCACCGGTAACAACAGCACCTTGTCAGCCGTACTTATCCAGGACGCCCGGTATCTCACCTTCGAAAATTTCGATGTCAGTCACCCGCGTGCGGTACGCCCGCCGGACATGGCCTTGTGCGGTATCTATGTAGCCCTTGCCACCGCAGGTGTCTACCCAGGTATCACCATCAAAAACAATGATATACACGATGTGGAAGGCATGCCCATCACCAACCGCCATATGCAGGGCGGTATCTTCGTGCGCTCCAATGCCACACAGGGCTATTTCGACAGCCTGCTCATAGAAGGCAATCAGCTCCGCCGCTGCTCTTCCAGGGGCATCCTCATGGGCGACGGCAGCAACAAGGACACCACCTTTTACAACAACCATGTGGTCATCCGCCAAAATGTGATCGATAGCAGCGCACTGGAAGGCATCATCGTGTACACCGCTAAAAATGTAATGATAGAACATAACCGGGTGCTGAACGCCGGCGCCTATACGCTGGGGGTGAACATGAACATCGTGCTGGCCGGCTTATGGGGCCGCGGCAAGGACATGACCATCCAGTATAACGAAGTCGCCTATACGCGGCTGACCAACCCGGTGCCTTATTCCTCCATGGATTCCGAAGCGTTCGACATAGACCTGAGCAGCCCCGGCTACACCATCATCCAGTACAATTACTCGCATGACAATGCCGGCGGCTTCTTTTTACATATGGGCGATCCCGGTCCTGATTTTACGTACGGCATTCTCCGTTATAACATCAGCCAGAATGACGGCAATGGTTTTAATTACAGGACATTTGAACTGCACGGCCATCCCAATGGGAAAACAGTCCCTATTTACTTCTACAACAATACCCTCTACAATGATACCATGATCGGGGTGCTGGACAGGGCCGGTGGCACAGGCGTTCACCCCGGACTGGCCTTCCGGAACAATATCTTTTATGCCCCTAAGCTTCAGTTCGATGACCAGGCCAACATCGTGTACCAGCACAATCTTTATTATCCCGGCGCCAAAGCCGCCATTGACAGCAGCGCCCTGCAGGGCAATCCGCTGCTGATAGCCGCCGGCACAGGTGGCAGCGGTATCAATACCCTCAGCGGGTACAAACTTTCGCCGGCCTCCCCTGCTATCCATGCGGGAACGCTCATCAGCAACAATGGCGGAAAAGACTTCTTTGGATTGCCGGTTTCCGGCAGCAGCCCGCCCACCATCGGCGCAGCGGAAAAGGAGTAA
- a CDS encoding SnoaL-like domain-containing protein produces the protein MTVEQIAARLAELCRQEQFSVAQKELYADDAVSIEPHDIPGFDRETKGLAALKEKDKKFNAMLEARYGTTVSTPLVAGNAIAFVLTMDIKMQGRERESVRELCVYQVKDGKIISEQFFI, from the coding sequence ATGACTGTAGAACAAATCGCCGCGCGCCTGGCAGAGCTTTGCCGGCAAGAACAGTTCAGTGTTGCGCAAAAAGAACTGTATGCAGATGACGCCGTCAGCATAGAGCCTCATGACATCCCTGGTTTCGACCGTGAAACCAAGGGACTGGCAGCGCTGAAGGAGAAAGACAAAAAATTCAACGCTATGCTCGAAGCCCGGTATGGCACCACTGTTTCCACACCATTGGTTGCCGGCAACGCCATTGCCTTTGTGCTGACCATGGACATTAAAATGCAGGGCAGAGAGCGGGAAAGCGTACGTGAACTTTGTGTGTACCAGGTAAAAGACGGCAAGATCATTTCAGAACAGTTCTTTATATAA
- a CDS encoding AsmA family protein yields MRNAFIKKVALKILKITSISLAAILALLFLLPMLFPDAVANKIKTWANSSITGELNFSKARLSFFNHFPALTLTLYDVSLKGGAPFQQDTLIAGNEVALGVNLQSVFSDAITIDEIYLTNGKIHIMVDSSGHPNYNVYKSAPATTPNKPDSGSASMKIERIQIEHCHLIYDDQSLPMYLQAKEVNYVGKGDLSKAVFDLHSKINIGSLDFTYNNTSYILSKKLNGELITKINTNSLDFVFERNDLKINDLPVRLKGAFAFLKNGYKMDFRLSSMESSLHAIFGALPPEYLTWMQHTNVEGTADVNASLIGEYIAETNTMPNLTFNMQVRNGVITNPKAPAPIKNLFLNFQSRLAQLNTDSLYLNVDSIFFNIDKDYFSSVIRVKGLKTPDIHLKLNTDLDLEKWSKAMGWQSFDVKGRLQAHMLADGPYATRIVDRGPKQRPDTVISSIPSFDLKAGFHDGYFKLASLPEALKNISFQVAANCPDNDLAHTHFNIDNINANLLSNYIKGHLRFSNAQAPVVDAQLASVLQLSDVKQFYPMDSLDVTGALHIDINTKGSYVPAKRLFPVTTATLTMNNGTLQTKYYPKPIQKINVDATVTNTTGTLSSLKVDVKPVAFEFEGNPFLLKADLSNFDNLRYNITSNGTIDLGAIYKVFALQGYDLKGFVQTNLALSGTQADALAGRYGKLNNRGKMTVRDIVLQSDMFPLPFHISNGIFRFDQDKMWFDTFIATYGKSKLTMNGFLSNVIGYLTAKNQTLHGNFDFKSNYVLVDELMSNSSPATATPAKTSAPSGVIMLPANLALTLNAAADRIRFKGMNIDSFHGQLVLDSGKVALNKTGFNIIGAPVEMDATYACIQPQRATFDYHITAKEFDIRRAYNEIKIFRDMASSAASASGIVGLDYRLSGKLDGNMNPVYPSLKGGGVLSVKKIKLKGFRLMNAVSQSTGKSDIKDPDVSKVDIKSSISNNIITIERTKLRVAGFRPRFEGQVSMDGRLNLKGRLGLPPFGILGIPFNVTGTQSNPKVKLRRGDDKEQLEETPDTEE; encoded by the coding sequence ATGCGTAATGCCTTCATTAAAAAAGTTGCATTAAAAATATTAAAAATTACTTCGATATCTTTAGCCGCTATACTGGCGTTATTGTTTTTGCTGCCGATGTTGTTTCCGGATGCCGTGGCAAACAAAATCAAGACCTGGGCCAACAGCAGCATCACCGGGGAGCTGAATTTCTCCAAAGCCCGGTTATCGTTCTTTAACCACTTCCCTGCCCTGACGCTGACACTGTACGATGTTAGCCTCAAAGGCGGAGCGCCTTTCCAACAGGACACGCTGATCGCCGGCAACGAAGTGGCCCTGGGCGTAAACCTGCAAAGCGTATTCTCCGATGCCATCACCATCGACGAGATATACCTGACCAACGGGAAAATCCATATCATGGTGGATTCCAGCGGCCATCCCAATTATAACGTATATAAATCCGCTCCCGCCACCACACCAAACAAACCGGACAGCGGCAGCGCCTCCATGAAAATAGAAAGGATACAGATTGAACACTGTCACCTTATCTACGATGACCAGTCGCTCCCCATGTACCTGCAAGCCAAAGAGGTGAACTATGTCGGAAAAGGAGACCTCTCCAAAGCCGTCTTTGACCTGCACTCTAAAATCAATATCGGCTCCCTGGATTTTACCTACAACAACACCTCCTATATCTTATCCAAAAAACTGAACGGGGAACTGATCACCAAGATCAATACCAACTCCCTGGATTTTGTTTTTGAAAGAAATGACCTGAAAATAAACGACCTGCCGGTAAGACTGAAAGGCGCTTTCGCCTTCCTGAAAAACGGCTACAAAATGGACTTCCGGCTTAGCTCCATGGAATCCAGCCTGCACGCCATTTTCGGCGCGCTGCCACCCGAATATCTCACCTGGATGCAGCATACCAATGTGGAAGGCACCGCAGACGTAAACGCCAGTTTAATTGGTGAATACATCGCGGAAACCAATACCATGCCCAACCTGACTTTTAATATGCAGGTCCGTAATGGCGTGATCACTAACCCGAAAGCGCCTGCGCCCATTAAAAACCTGTTCCTGAATTTTCAGTCCAGGCTGGCGCAACTGAATACCGACAGCCTATATCTGAATGTAGACTCTATCTTCTTCAACATCGATAAAGATTATTTCAGCTCCGTGATACGGGTAAAAGGGTTGAAGACACCAGACATCCATCTCAAATTAAATACAGACCTGGACCTGGAAAAATGGAGCAAAGCCATGGGCTGGCAGTCCTTTGACGTGAAAGGCCGCCTGCAGGCCCATATGCTGGCCGACGGCCCCTATGCCACCCGTATTGTGGACCGTGGCCCCAAACAACGCCCGGACACGGTTATCAGCAGTATCCCATCCTTCGATCTGAAGGCCGGTTTCCACGATGGTTATTTCAAACTGGCCTCCCTGCCCGAAGCCCTTAAAAACATCAGCTTTCAGGTGGCGGCCAATTGCCCGGACAACGACCTCGCACACACGCACTTCAACATCGACAATATCAACGCCAACCTGCTCAGCAACTATATCAAAGGGCACCTGCGTTTCAGCAACGCCCAGGCGCCCGTTGTAGACGCGCAACTGGCTTCTGTGCTGCAACTGAGCGACGTCAAACAGTTCTATCCCATGGACAGCCTCGACGTTACCGGCGCCCTGCATATTGATATCAATACCAAAGGCAGCTATGTGCCGGCAAAGCGGCTATTCCCGGTAACTACCGCCACGCTCACCATGAACAACGGTACGCTGCAAACAAAATATTATCCGAAACCGATCCAGAAAATCAATGTAGACGCCACCGTTACCAATACCACCGGCACGCTCAGCTCCCTGAAGGTAGACGTGAAACCCGTCGCCTTCGAATTTGAAGGAAACCCTTTCCTGCTGAAAGCAGACCTTAGCAATTTCGATAACCTCCGGTACAACATTACCTCCAACGGCACTATCGATCTTGGCGCCATCTATAAAGTATTTGCGCTACAGGGATATGACCTGAAAGGTTTTGTCCAGACCAACCTGGCCCTCAGCGGCACCCAGGCCGACGCCCTCGCCGGACGTTACGGCAAACTAAACAACCGGGGCAAAATGACTGTCCGCGACATTGTGCTCCAGTCAGACATGTTCCCCCTCCCTTTCCATATCAGCAACGGCATATTCCGGTTCGACCAGGACAAAATGTGGTTCGATACCTTTATCGCCACCTATGGTAAATCGAAGCTCACCATGAACGGCTTTTTAAGTAACGTGATTGGTTATCTCACCGCAAAAAACCAAACACTGCACGGTAACTTCGATTTCAAAAGCAATTATGTGCTGGTAGATGAACTGATGTCCAATAGTAGTCCGGCTACCGCCACGCCTGCCAAAACCAGCGCCCCCTCCGGCGTGATCATGCTGCCCGCCAACCTGGCGCTGACGCTTAATGCGGCCGCCGACAGGATACGCTTCAAAGGCATGAACATCGATAGCTTCCATGGACAACTGGTGCTCGACAGCGGAAAAGTAGCGCTCAACAAAACCGGCTTTAATATCATCGGTGCGCCGGTAGAGATGGATGCCACCTACGCCTGCATTCAACCGCAGCGTGCCACCTTCGACTACCACATCACTGCAAAAGAATTTGATATCCGCCGCGCCTATAATGAAATCAAAATCTTCCGGGACATGGCCAGTTCAGCCGCCAGCGCCAGCGGCATCGTAGGCCTGGATTATCGCCTCAGCGGTAAACTGGACGGCAACATGAACCCCGTTTATCCTTCCCTGAAAGGTGGCGGCGTATTGTCTGTCAAAAAAATAAAGCTGAAAGGTTTCCGGCTGATGAACGCCGTCAGCCAGTCCACCGGCAAATCAGACATCAAAGACCCGGATGTTTCCAAAGTAGATATCAAATCCTCCATCAGCAATAACATCATCACCATCGAAAGGACCAAACTGCGTGTAGCCGGTTTCCGTCCCCGCTTCGAAGGACAGGTGAGCATGGATGGCCGGTTGAACCTGAAAGGCCGACTGGGCCTGCCGCCGTTCGGCATCCTGGGCATTCCTTTTAACGTTACCGGCACGCAGAGCAACCCGAAGGTAAAACTGCGCAGGGGCGATGATAAGGAACAACTGGAAGAAACACCCGATACCGAAGAATAA
- a CDS encoding basic secretory protein-like protein: protein MRHPNPLCIALSAVSLFIFSACSKSSLTGPQEPGQTTLATEKQVAVASTTPVGTVIYTSNGYKLTFTNNAGNFDDATRQKFVDMYFSIYPTLLNRFYTGASKQVTFVIDPSYNGVAYTSGTTVTYSAAWMANHPQDVDVLTHEVMHIVQAYTGGTPGWLTEGIADYVRYKYGVNNGPAGWSLPAWSSSQSYTDAYRVTARFLVWLERHVRATIVDDLNTALRNKTYSANTWNQLTGKSVDQLWADYSNNPAL, encoded by the coding sequence ATGAGACACCCAAACCCGTTATGCATTGCACTCAGTGCCGTTTCTCTTTTTATTTTTTCTGCCTGTAGCAAATCATCACTCACCGGACCACAGGAACCCGGACAAACCACGTTAGCCACCGAAAAACAGGTAGCAGTCGCCTCCACCACGCCAGTCGGCACCGTTATTTATACCAGCAATGGGTACAAACTTACGTTTACCAATAATGCCGGTAATTTTGACGATGCCACCCGTCAAAAATTCGTGGATATGTACTTTAGTATTTATCCCACGTTGCTAAATCGATTTTACACAGGCGCTTCCAAACAGGTAACTTTTGTCATCGATCCCAGCTACAACGGTGTGGCCTATACGTCAGGCACCACGGTGACCTACAGCGCCGCCTGGATGGCCAATCATCCGCAGGACGTGGATGTGCTCACCCATGAGGTAATGCACATCGTGCAGGCCTATACCGGTGGTACGCCCGGCTGGCTGACCGAAGGCATCGCCGACTATGTACGCTATAAATATGGTGTGAACAACGGTCCTGCGGGCTGGTCGCTCCCCGCCTGGTCTTCTTCCCAGTCCTACACAGACGCATACCGCGTAACAGCGCGCTTCCTCGTATGGCTGGAACGGCATGTGAGGGCCACCATTGTGGACGACCTGAACACGGCGCTCCGCAACAAGACCTATTCCGCCAATACATGGAACCAGCTCACCGGCAAATCAGTAGATCAGCTGTGGGCAGACTACTCCAATAATCCGGCTTTATAA
- a CDS encoding NmrA family NAD(P)-binding protein, whose protein sequence is MKIVLTGSLGHISKPLTEILVKEGHEVTLITTDISKQAAVQAMGARPAVGRIGDRSFLVKAFTGADAVYCMNPLDFTSRDVGEWDRNMDNYVHAVRETGVGRVVVLTGWIAHLLQRVQPEKKFEALNGVSVTFVRPGPFYSNFYHLKDMIRHQGRIASNYGGEDIVAFVAPEDIAEAIAEEINTPATAGLKTRYVASEELTCNQAAQIIGEAVGIPGLQWVTLPADQVQQGLQASGVSPEVAALLVEMQEHMHNGKAQQDYYLNRPALGKRKLKDFAREYAAWYHQN, encoded by the coding sequence ATGAAAATCGTACTTACCGGCTCTCTCGGACATATCAGCAAGCCGCTCACGGAAATACTGGTGAAGGAAGGACATGAAGTGACCCTCATCACGACAGACATCAGCAAACAGGCGGCCGTACAGGCGATGGGCGCCCGGCCCGCCGTTGGCCGTATCGGCGACCGGTCTTTCCTCGTGAAAGCCTTTACAGGCGCAGATGCTGTTTATTGTATGAACCCGCTGGACTTCACCTCCAGAGATGTCGGGGAATGGGACCGGAACATGGACAATTATGTTCATGCCGTCCGGGAAACAGGCGTAGGGCGCGTAGTCGTGCTTACCGGATGGATAGCGCACCTGTTGCAGCGCGTACAGCCGGAGAAAAAGTTTGAGGCGCTGAACGGCGTGTCCGTTACATTTGTAAGGCCAGGGCCGTTCTACAGTAACTTCTATCACCTGAAAGACATGATCCGCCACCAGGGCAGGATAGCGTCTAACTATGGCGGAGAAGACATAGTGGCCTTTGTGGCCCCGGAAGACATTGCTGAGGCCATCGCGGAAGAGATCAATACCCCGGCAACAGCGGGTTTGAAAACCAGGTATGTGGCCAGCGAGGAACTGACCTGTAACCAGGCGGCCCAAATTATCGGAGAAGCGGTGGGCATACCGGGCCTCCAATGGGTAACGCTGCCGGCAGACCAGGTGCAGCAAGGGCTGCAAGCCAGCGGCGTATCGCCTGAAGTGGCCGCATTATTGGTGGAAATGCAGGAGCATATGCACAACGGGAAAGCACAGCAGGATTATTATCTCAACAGGCCTGCATTAGGAAAAAGAAAATTAAAGGACTTCGCCAGGGAGTACGCTGCCTGGTACCATCAAAATTAA
- a CDS encoding ABC transporter ATP-binding protein: MLDNSILDLTDISKSYDKKVVLDKVNVTVQANDCIGLLGRNGAGKTTLIKIILGLLGASSGEIKYFGGASLNNDVKKKTGFYIGQEYLPEELTGLQYLQFINYLYNGKARQSDENLLNLFEYFFEERESSKKMISGYSFGMKQKTGICAALVNQPQLLILDEPFSGLDAFSCRRLIEFINKYKQRATVVISSHDLTFIEKICDRLLILEKSRVVYNDTLVNFTTSGKSTLEDSLFTLLRPQDTSDEKINWLV, translated from the coding sequence ATGCTTGATAACAGTATCCTTGACCTCACAGATATTTCCAAATCATATGATAAGAAGGTTGTCCTGGACAAAGTGAACGTCACCGTGCAGGCGAACGACTGCATAGGGTTGTTAGGGCGAAACGGGGCAGGGAAGACCACCTTGATAAAAATAATACTGGGGCTGCTGGGCGCCAGTTCCGGCGAAATAAAATATTTCGGGGGAGCGTCGTTAAATAATGACGTTAAGAAAAAGACCGGGTTTTACATCGGCCAGGAATATTTGCCGGAAGAACTTACCGGGTTGCAATACCTGCAGTTCATCAACTATCTGTATAATGGAAAAGCCAGGCAGTCAGATGAAAACTTATTGAACCTGTTTGAGTATTTCTTTGAAGAGCGGGAGAGCAGCAAAAAGATGATCAGTGGCTATTCATTTGGCATGAAACAAAAGACCGGTATCTGTGCGGCACTGGTAAACCAGCCACAGCTGCTGATTTTAGACGAACCTTTCTCCGGTCTGGACGCTTTCAGTTGCCGGCGGCTGATAGAATTTATCAATAAATATAAACAGCGTGCCACGGTGGTGATCTCTTCCCACGATCTCACTTTTATCGAAAAAATTTGTGACCGGCTGCTTATCCTCGAAAAGAGCCGGGTTGTTTATAATGATACCCTTGTCAATTTTACCACGAGCGGCAAAAGCACACTGGAAGATTCGCTGTTTACATTACTGCGCCCGCAGGATACGAGCGATGAAAAGATCAACTGGCTTGTTTAA